The Halocalculus aciditolerans genome window below encodes:
- a CDS encoding DEAD/DEAH box helicase family protein, protein MEPESDFTDLELPRVIDTSSDDLMQDFYIPLLSRAKVYRRGVGYFTTNWVRSAARGIAELAENGGTAQWIMSPILEEDDWEALKKGNRAKTDEVLRESLDSTISDLRYDLEYETRNAIAWMIADGLLEIKLAVPSKKLSGDFHDKFGVFYDWNGNRVAFHGSQNDSEQALRNYEAYTIDCDWISDRDNEGVNMQKKRFENLWEGRDENVGVHTIPEGVKEGIAELRDNNNRPYEPPESVATTESEIVLRDYQRDAVDSWFENDNRGLFQMATGTGKTFTALAALDEYTDTVDDPLLCVIAVPQKHLARQWAQEMETFGLDQPKFVYHSANPDWKNDLSRAVSNLELGIKNYECLITTHQTFSGEHFREKVSQLSRDTILIGDEVHGLGSEGRRKGLLDSYDARIGLSATPERYYDEEGSNHLLDYFDGVIYEYPLEDAIPQYLTPYRYHPIIVEMDEDELEDYRQMTQSVVASRYSEDADEETTNILQSQRAEIVKEAINKYDVLRDILRGLDDIKHLLVYTNSEQIDTVGSILNEFGVMHHRFTHEEGDDLREELLTRFGEGEYEALVAMRCLDEGVDVPATRTAILMANTGNPMQFIQRRGRVLRQAPGKDRADIYDLLVVPTLEPDDDIAMSEQYILEKELRRFEEFAETAENEYEARNKIEDVRIAYGI, encoded by the coding sequence ATGGAGCCCGAGAGCGATTTCACAGATTTGGAACTCCCTAGGGTCATCGACACCTCTTCTGATGACCTAATGCAGGATTTCTATATCCCCCTTCTCTCACGAGCTAAGGTCTATCGACGCGGTGTCGGATACTTCACTACAAATTGGGTCCGGTCTGCAGCACGAGGAATAGCGGAACTTGCTGAAAATGGCGGTACAGCGCAGTGGATAATGAGTCCTATTTTGGAAGAAGATGACTGGGAGGCTCTTAAGAAGGGGAACCGTGCTAAAACGGATGAGGTCCTCCGAGAATCGCTAGATAGCACGATTTCTGATCTGCGGTATGATTTGGAGTATGAAACTCGCAATGCGATCGCGTGGATGATCGCCGATGGTCTACTCGAAATCAAGCTAGCTGTTCCTTCGAAGAAGCTGTCGGGTGACTTCCACGATAAATTTGGGGTGTTCTATGACTGGAATGGGAATCGTGTTGCTTTCCATGGCTCCCAGAACGATAGCGAACAGGCTCTCCGGAATTACGAAGCATATACTATTGACTGTGATTGGATAAGCGACCGCGATAATGAGGGGGTGAATATGCAAAAAAAGCGGTTTGAGAACCTTTGGGAAGGTCGAGATGAGAATGTCGGGGTCCATACAATCCCAGAGGGGGTTAAGGAGGGAATCGCTGAACTCCGGGATAATAACAATCGACCTTATGAACCGCCAGAATCAGTTGCTACCACCGAATCTGAAATTGTTCTCCGAGATTATCAACGGGACGCTGTTGATTCCTGGTTCGAGAATGACAACAGGGGCCTATTCCAGATGGCAACTGGAACAGGCAAGACGTTCACAGCTCTAGCGGCACTTGATGAATACACAGATACCGTAGATGATCCACTTCTTTGTGTAATTGCTGTCCCTCAGAAACACCTCGCTCGGCAGTGGGCCCAGGAGATGGAAACGTTCGGGCTTGACCAACCAAAATTTGTCTATCACTCAGCTAATCCGGACTGGAAAAACGATCTCTCCCGAGCGGTTTCAAATTTAGAACTCGGAATCAAGAATTACGAATGCCTGATTACAACTCATCAAACATTCTCCGGAGAGCACTTTCGAGAGAAAGTGAGTCAGCTTTCTCGGGATACAATCCTCATCGGGGACGAAGTACACGGCCTGGGTTCCGAGGGTAGGCGAAAAGGCCTTCTTGATTCCTATGATGCGAGGATAGGGCTATCAGCGACTCCGGAGCGCTATTATGATGAAGAAGGTTCTAACCACCTGCTTGACTATTTTGACGGGGTCATATACGAATACCCGTTAGAAGACGCCATTCCGCAGTATCTGACCCCATATCGGTATCATCCCATTATTGTTGAAATGGATGAAGACGAGTTGGAAGACTATCGTCAAATGACTCAGTCTGTAGTCGCATCAAGATACTCTGAAGATGCGGATGAAGAGACAACAAATATTCTCCAATCACAACGCGCAGAAATCGTTAAAGAAGCGATCAACAAGTACGATGTCCTCCGGGATATCCTTCGAGGTTTAGATGATATCAAGCACCTCCTAGTCTATACTAACTCAGAACAGATAGACACAGTCGGGTCGATTCTGAATGAATTTGGGGTTATGCATCATCGGTTTACTCATGAGGAGGGTGATGACCTGCGCGAGGAGTTACTCACCCGGTTTGGGGAGGGTGAATACGAGGCCCTTGTGGCAATGCGGTGTCTAGACGAAGGTGTTGACGTTCCCGCTACTAGGACAGCAATCCTGATGGCTAATACCGGGAACCCGATGCAATTTATCCAGCGCCGAGGTAGGGTTCTTCGTCAAGCCCCCGGTAAGGATCGTGCGGATATCTATGACTTACTCGTTGTTCCAACTCTTGAACCAGATGATGATATTGCGATGTCTGAACAATACATTCTCGAGAAGGAACTACGTCGCTTCGAGGAATTCGCTGAAACAGCCGAAAATGAATATGAAGCCCGCAACAAAATCGAAGACGTTCGTATCGCATATGGTATCTGA
- a CDS encoding ribonuclease H-like domain-containing protein: protein MTHILAVSDWRSQPIDDLYTILETVEPTPDLLLYAGDDLSRFKNADTDTDHLAELARLTKHQQSLYVRGNDDFPPSTGPQFDSEFTTDLHRTPYIYEDLVFIGQEGSTQGPGLITYTEDDVQRHLSEHRTACEDRTPILVTHTPPFGILDIGKRFGQQHIGSKAVRSFIDDIQPPATVCGHCHQFGGRAEALEYGTVINIASHDGVDDPGRYALITIDASNESIEYEFYDTRHLLGSRLTDLVQVGRNRVEQFSELGITSPDEITEERRAELEALPGASSWHVDRWLAHRQAFENDEVVILNKSAFDDLHDTNPLLLDIETDLQQDRIWLVGTYSYQNDAYRQFFEPDDESALLQELSEYLDEHGSEPIIYYGGNYFDEQCLSRRFDEHGINEGIDHLERAHDLGITSQQELFGPFNRHKLDVVASALGFEYQDPTVDGFVVGSKYTRYLLDGEEPDWDRLKQYNNDDVTALRTIVDHIR from the coding sequence ATGACCCACATTCTCGCTGTATCTGACTGGCGCTCTCAGCCTATTGACGATCTCTACACCATTCTCGAAACTGTAGAACCAACTCCAGATCTACTACTGTATGCCGGCGACGACCTTTCACGTTTCAAAAACGCTGATACTGACACAGATCATCTGGCAGAACTTGCTCGCCTCACGAAGCATCAACAATCGCTCTATGTCCGAGGAAACGACGACTTCCCTCCGTCAACCGGTCCGCAATTCGATTCGGAATTTACCACCGACCTCCACAGGACACCATACATCTACGAGGATCTCGTGTTCATCGGCCAGGAAGGATCAACCCAGGGACCTGGTCTCATCACCTATACCGAGGACGACGTCCAACGGCACCTTTCTGAACACCGCACCGCTTGTGAAGACAGAACTCCGATTCTTGTCACACACACTCCTCCCTTCGGCATTCTCGATATCGGGAAGCGATTCGGGCAACAACATATCGGGTCGAAGGCCGTCAGGAGCTTCATAGACGACATCCAGCCCCCAGCTACCGTCTGCGGTCATTGCCATCAATTCGGAGGCAGAGCTGAAGCCCTCGAGTACGGCACGGTGATCAACATTGCGTCCCACGACGGAGTAGACGACCCAGGAAGGTACGCGCTCATCACCATCGACGCCTCGAACGAGTCTATCGAGTACGAGTTCTACGACACTCGCCATCTGCTAGGGAGCCGGCTGACTGATCTCGTCCAGGTAGGGAGAAACCGAGTGGAACAGTTCAGTGAGTTAGGGATCACTAGCCCAGATGAGATTACCGAAGAACGGCGTGCCGAACTCGAAGCCCTCCCTGGAGCCTCGTCATGGCACGTGGACCGGTGGCTTGCGCATCGACAGGCTTTCGAAAACGATGAGGTCGTGATTCTAAACAAGTCCGCCTTCGACGACCTTCACGATACGAACCCGCTCCTCTTAGACATAGAGACGGATCTTCAGCAGGATCGGATCTGGCTGGTCGGCACCTACAGTTACCAGAACGATGCGTACCGACAATTCTTCGAGCCGGACGACGAGTCAGCACTCCTTCAGGAGCTGTCTGAGTACCTTGATGAGCACGGCTCCGAGCCAATCATCTACTACGGAGGGAACTACTTCGACGAACAGTGTCTCAGTCGGAGATTCGACGAACACGGCATCAATGAGGGGATCGACCATCTGGAGCGAGCACACGATCTCGGGATAACTTCCCAACAGGAACTATTCGGGCCCTTCAATCGGCATAAATTGGACGTCGTAGCGAGCGCACTCGGCTTTGAATATCAAGACCCGACCGTCGATGGATTTGTGGTCGGGAGCAAGTACACGCGATATCTCCTCGACGGCGAAGAACCAGACTGGGATCGACTCAAACAGTACAATAACGACGATGTAACCGCGCTGAGAACAATCGTCGATCACATCAGATAG
- a CDS encoding orc1/cdc6 family replication initiation protein produces MPNNNSTQTTVDEILNVDEGDSEDESDIFEKPWLLKIDNVPDANRIVGRDDHITFLAKNLRKMRTNSVPDNVLEWGETGTGKTLVARHVCERLEAATAGTDSPIVTAYINPDPISTYTSTFRKIAEQVNAKAENPLDVPYQGLSAEHYRDQKLWPVVQREFSGGLVVIIDEIDKHGEVNEVLYTLSRTQSKDDVDFPVVTIGISNDIEFKGEIESRVQSTLQPEHRTFTPYEEDQLIAILENRRDAFYDGVLDDEVIPTTAELAAEEHGDARRAVRLFRNAGEIADEEGDDIVTANHVLEADELVEVELFMEMVKGTPLSGKLLLFALTRLDRNNPEKEWFRTSEIHEVYQTVARDVEVEPKGYNRALELLNKHVTTGVLESKKKEGGDQGKFRSYSLQGDVESTRTGLINSTPELQTLMGW; encoded by the coding sequence ATGCCAAACAACAATTCCACACAAACCACCGTCGACGAGATATTAAATGTCGACGAGGGCGATAGCGAAGATGAATCGGATATTTTTGAGAAACCGTGGTTGCTCAAGATCGATAACGTTCCTGACGCCAATCGAATTGTCGGACGAGACGACCATATCACGTTCTTGGCCAAGAATCTCCGAAAGATGCGGACAAATAGCGTCCCGGATAACGTCCTGGAGTGGGGAGAAACCGGGACGGGGAAGACACTAGTTGCAAGACACGTCTGCGAGCGGCTTGAAGCAGCAACTGCAGGAACGGACTCCCCGATCGTTACCGCCTACATTAACCCGGACCCCATCTCTACGTATACCTCCACCTTCCGAAAGATTGCAGAGCAGGTGAACGCGAAAGCAGAGAACCCGCTTGATGTCCCCTATCAAGGCCTCTCAGCCGAGCATTATCGGGATCAGAAATTGTGGCCCGTTGTTCAGAGGGAGTTCTCTGGCGGCCTCGTCGTCATCATTGATGAAATCGACAAGCACGGAGAAGTCAACGAGGTCCTCTACACGCTATCACGGACACAATCAAAAGACGACGTTGACTTCCCAGTCGTTACAATCGGGATTTCGAACGACATCGAATTCAAAGGCGAAATTGAGTCACGGGTACAATCGACTCTCCAGCCAGAACACCGAACGTTCACACCGTACGAAGAAGACCAGCTCATTGCAATCCTCGAAAATCGACGGGACGCATTTTACGACGGTGTCCTCGATGACGAGGTGATTCCAACCACGGCTGAACTCGCAGCTGAAGAACACGGTGACGCTCGACGGGCAGTCCGATTGTTCCGGAATGCGGGCGAGATCGCCGACGAAGAAGGCGACGATATCGTGACCGCGAATCACGTGCTCGAAGCTGACGAACTCGTCGAAGTTGAACTCTTTATGGAGATGGTGAAAGGGACTCCGTTGTCCGGGAAATTACTCCTGTTTGCTCTCACGCGTCTTGACCGGAATAACCCGGAGAAAGAATGGTTCCGGACGTCAGAGATTCACGAGGTTTACCAAACAGTAGCACGGGACGTCGAAGTAGAGCCCAAGGGGTACAATCGTGCGCTTGAGCTTCTGAACAAGCACGTGACGACAGGAGTTCTCGAATCGAAAAAGAAGGAAGGCGGAGATCAGGGGAAGTTCAGGTCGTATTCGCTCCAAGGAGACGTTGAGAGTACGCGAACTGGACTGATCAACTCAACGCCGGAACTCCAGACGTTGATGGGATGGTGA
- a CDS encoding DUF6036 family nucleotidyltransferase has translation MRPTFGREYIENEFQRIGDGLSEPLTVYLIGGGAMSLRDLKGATKDIDLVVPDGDAYGQLWAVLMDLGYAEVQSLDPDYRALGATSCVENDDGCRLDIFNQQVANKLVLTDGMQERSEPFLNTDRLTVRLVSNEDIFLFKAIAGRDDDIEDMNMLVQAGLDYDVVRDELEAQIERLGDDQFATFANEALVELEERYGVTTPIEARVQELTNRYYRGLEVLQALDEPMTVDELAAELELDTDEVHDRLAYLSTFDRVRRDGDTVRPVE, from the coding sequence ATGAGACCAACATTCGGACGCGAGTACATCGAGAACGAATTCCAGCGGATCGGGGACGGGCTATCTGAACCGCTCACGGTCTACCTGATTGGTGGTGGCGCGATGTCGCTGCGCGACCTCAAGGGGGCGACGAAAGACATCGACCTGGTCGTCCCGGATGGCGACGCATACGGTCAGCTGTGGGCCGTCCTGATGGATCTCGGGTATGCGGAGGTCCAGTCGCTGGATCCAGATTATCGGGCGCTTGGCGCGACGAGCTGCGTCGAGAACGACGACGGGTGTCGCCTCGACATCTTCAACCAGCAGGTCGCGAACAAGCTCGTGCTCACCGACGGGATGCAAGAGCGCAGCGAGCCGTTCCTCAACACGGATCGACTGACGGTTCGGTTGGTCAGTAACGAGGATATCTTCCTGTTCAAAGCGATCGCAGGCCGCGACGACGACATCGAGGACATGAATATGCTCGTGCAGGCCGGCCTCGATTACGACGTCGTCCGGGATGAACTCGAAGCCCAGATCGAACGCCTGGGGGACGATCAGTTCGCCACGTTCGCGAACGAGGCGCTGGTCGAACTCGAGGAGCGGTACGGAGTGACCACACCGATCGAGGCCCGCGTCCAGGAGCTCACGAACAGGTACTACCGGGGGCTCGAAGTCCTCCAAGCACTCGACGAGCCGATGACCGTCGACGAACTGGCCGCCGAACTGGAGCTGGACACCGACGAGGTTCACGACCGGCTCGCGTATCTCTCAACGTTCGACCGGGTCCGTCGGGATGGCGACACAGTCCGTCCCGTGGAGTAG
- a CDS encoding type B DNA-directed DNA polymerase has protein sequence MPFSIDFLDDGRVLEWEATTGGAVATERDDYTPRFYVAPRDPASDLDLTTLQSVYDQHPDVVATEMVARRPGFRRDEEAVLAVDITHIDRVTPLARQARQLSAYPVGDLACFNVDFSREFRYCLETGADPTPASELSTLRLSVPVTETSNDVYGELSVAGDTVTGSPTDILTAVQGALEAHNPDVLVCSTSEIVPTLYEMATDAGVDDFSLSRWPGVDYQQLASRSTYSSYGRVGHSPARYNVPGRAIIDESNTFFYGETNLNGVLDLVSRSNKPVQELAWASIGNVLTAIQICEAHDRGVLVPWNSWRHEFYKPMGTLHDADRGGFIFAPEVGFHENVHELDFSSLYPNIICTRNVSPDVIRCDCHGDRDDVPGLGYSICDDRGYLADVLQPIIDARDEIKAAIRREKERDDPDEDRLAELEGRSGALKWILVACFGYQGFSNAKFGRIECHEAINAFAREILLTAKQRLEAGGWRVVHGIVDSIWVTPDPDVNDDDREDLQTLATEITERVEIRLEHEAHYDWVAFVPQRESDAGALTKYFGKVAGDDDFKIRGIEARQRSTPPFIENVQRDCLDRLDATRSPDAVLGRLERAIDELQAGNVAVERLVERNRVSKPLEGYSQNTQNVAALKRAREQDLAVHPGQDIEYVVVDDEKSSRDRVALAHEEIETYDASYYETQLVRAIESVLLPLGWDRTDIRRRLAETREVELTEFTAARNG, from the coding sequence ATGCCGTTCAGTATCGACTTTCTGGATGACGGCCGCGTCCTGGAGTGGGAGGCAACCACCGGCGGCGCCGTCGCGACCGAGCGCGATGACTACACTCCACGCTTCTACGTCGCCCCTCGCGACCCAGCGTCCGACCTCGACCTCACGACACTCCAGTCGGTGTACGACCAGCACCCAGACGTCGTCGCGACCGAGATGGTTGCGCGACGGCCGGGCTTTCGACGAGACGAGGAGGCCGTTCTCGCGGTCGACATCACCCACATCGACCGCGTCACCCCACTCGCTCGTCAAGCGCGCCAGCTGTCGGCCTATCCAGTCGGGGATCTCGCCTGTTTCAACGTCGACTTCTCGCGAGAGTTCCGATACTGTCTGGAGACCGGCGCCGATCCGACGCCGGCGAGCGAGCTGTCGACGCTCCGTCTCAGCGTCCCGGTGACCGAAACGAGCAACGACGTCTATGGGGAGTTGTCTGTCGCCGGCGACACCGTCACCGGCTCGCCGACGGATATCCTGACCGCCGTCCAAGGGGCACTCGAAGCGCACAATCCGGACGTCCTAGTCTGCTCAACCAGCGAGATCGTCCCGACCCTGTACGAGATGGCGACGGACGCCGGCGTCGACGATTTCTCGCTGAGTCGGTGGCCGGGCGTCGACTACCAGCAGCTCGCGAGTCGGTCGACGTACTCGAGCTACGGCCGCGTCGGTCACTCGCCGGCGCGGTACAACGTCCCCGGGCGGGCGATCATCGACGAGTCGAACACGTTCTTCTACGGGGAGACGAACCTCAACGGCGTCCTCGACCTCGTGTCGCGCTCGAACAAGCCAGTCCAAGAGCTCGCGTGGGCGTCGATCGGGAACGTCCTCACGGCGATCCAGATCTGCGAGGCCCACGACCGCGGCGTCCTCGTCCCGTGGAACTCCTGGCGCCACGAGTTCTACAAGCCGATGGGGACGCTCCACGATGCCGATCGCGGCGGGTTCATCTTCGCGCCCGAGGTCGGCTTCCACGAGAATGTCCACGAACTCGACTTCTCCTCGTTGTACCCGAACATCATCTGTACCAGAAACGTCTCACCGGACGTCATCCGGTGTGACTGCCACGGCGACCGCGACGACGTCCCCGGCCTCGGATACTCGATCTGCGACGACCGGGGCTACCTCGCCGACGTGCTGCAGCCGATCATCGACGCGCGCGACGAGATCAAGGCGGCCATCCGTCGCGAGAAGGAACGGGACGACCCCGACGAGGACCGGCTGGCGGAGCTCGAGGGACGGTCGGGAGCGCTGAAGTGGATTCTCGTCGCCTGCTTCGGCTATCAGGGATTCAGCAACGCGAAGTTCGGCCGCATCGAGTGCCACGAGGCAATCAACGCGTTCGCTCGCGAGATTCTGTTGACGGCGAAACAGCGACTGGAAGCTGGCGGCTGGCGCGTCGTCCACGGCATCGTTGACTCCATCTGGGTGACTCCGGACCCCGACGTCAACGACGATGACCGCGAGGACCTCCAGACGCTCGCGACGGAGATCACGGAACGCGTCGAGATTCGGCTCGAACACGAAGCCCACTACGACTGGGTGGCGTTCGTCCCGCAGCGCGAGAGCGACGCCGGCGCGCTAACGAAGTACTTCGGGAAGGTCGCCGGCGACGACGACTTCAAGATCAGGGGCATCGAAGCCCGACAGCGTTCCACTCCGCCGTTCATCGAGAACGTCCAGCGGGACTGTCTTGACCGGCTCGATGCCACGCGGTCACCGGACGCGGTGCTCGGACGGCTCGAACGAGCAATCGACGAACTGCAGGCGGGCAACGTGGCAGTGGAGCGGCTCGTCGAACGGAACCGTGTCTCGAAGCCCCTGGAGGGGTACTCACAGAATACCCAGAACGTGGCCGCCTTGAAGCGAGCCCGCGAGCAGGACCTGGCAGTCCACCCGGGCCAAGATATCGAGTACGTGGTCGTCGACGACGAGAAATCCTCGCGAGACCGGGTCGCCCTCGCCCACGAGGAGATCGAGACCTACGACGCCTCGTACTACGAGACGCAGCTGGTTCGAGCGATTGAGAGCGTGCTGTTGCCGCTGGGGTGGGATCGTACAGATATTCGACGGAGACTCGCGGAGACACGAGAGGTGGAGCTGACGGAGTTTACAGCAGCCCGGAACGGATGA
- a CDS encoding SOS response-associated peptidase, with product MCGRNSLFIDQADLEARFDAEVVADGGYTPRYNIAPGDDLHIVTNEAPDEIDAYHWGLIPFWADEPEEGIINARSETADEKRVFERAWESRPCLVPSSGFYEWKSPNGGSKQPYRIHREDDPAFAMAGLWDVWEGDDKTISCVTILTTEPNDLMNSIHDRMPVVLPQDAESDWLAADPDTRKELCQPYPMDDLDAYEISTRVNNPGNDDPQVIEPLDHEQSGLGEFSS from the coding sequence ATGTGTGGCCGGAACTCGCTCTTCATCGACCAAGCAGACCTTGAGGCCCGCTTCGATGCCGAGGTCGTCGCGGACGGAGGCTATACACCCCGATACAACATCGCGCCTGGCGACGACCTCCACATCGTCACGAACGAGGCTCCAGACGAGATCGACGCCTACCACTGGGGACTGATTCCGTTCTGGGCGGATGAGCCCGAGGAGGGTATCATCAACGCTCGCTCCGAGACTGCCGACGAGAAACGCGTCTTCGAGCGGGCATGGGAATCACGTCCTTGCCTCGTCCCCTCGTCAGGATTCTACGAATGGAAATCGCCGAACGGCGGTTCGAAACAGCCCTACCGGATTCATCGCGAGGACGATCCCGCGTTCGCGATGGCTGGGCTCTGGGACGTCTGGGAGGGCGACGACAAGACGATCTCGTGCGTCACGATTCTCACGACGGAGCCGAACGACCTGATGAACTCAATCCACGACCGGATGCCGGTCGTCCTCCCGCAGGACGCGGAATCTGACTGGCTCGCCGCAGACCCGGACACCCGCAAGGAACTGTGCCAACCGTACCCGATGGACGATCTGGACGCCTACGAGATCTCGACGCGGGTCAACAACCCCGGCAACGACGATCCCCAGGTCATCGAGCCACTGGATCACGAGCAATCGGGCCTCGGCGAGTTCAGTTCCTGA
- a CDS encoding helix-turn-helix transcriptional regulator, with amino-acid sequence MLRRIELEVLAMVDRGDTISELATKLDHSESYLSRAVADLVEKGLVYTERDGRRKRVIPSDARAVELYRDLVRQHSHIDFPELLTGKALEVLYYLDQPRTVSEIADRSDNYRNTVNRVLKRFRDRGLVGTADGRYEFNGDFDRLHEFARELAHHLHRQRLEAVATKGTILWEDYDEFLAQAETEIDAEEFHETGLARFAAFDLQFLLTGHRYYVYSEDLDAVSPAELCCHMLLIDDGSRHRSYCLLLLSHVDVDEADLREQAAKYALEDEIDALLRYLETHGEVDDDDRLPEWGEFQELAADYEVPLPQ; translated from the coding sequence GTGCTCCGGCGCATCGAACTCGAGGTCCTCGCCATGGTCGACCGCGGCGACACGATCTCCGAGCTCGCGACGAAGCTCGACCACAGCGAGAGCTACCTCTCTCGTGCCGTCGCCGACCTCGTTGAGAAGGGGCTGGTCTACACGGAACGCGACGGCCGGCGAAAACGAGTTATTCCGTCGGATGCTCGCGCCGTCGAACTCTACCGGGACCTCGTCCGCCAGCACTCCCACATCGATTTCCCCGAACTGCTGACGGGCAAGGCACTCGAAGTGCTGTACTACCTCGACCAGCCGCGAACCGTCTCTGAGATCGCCGACCGGAGCGACAACTACCGCAACACGGTCAACCGGGTCCTCAAGCGGTTTCGCGACCGTGGTCTCGTCGGGACGGCCGACGGCCGCTACGAGTTCAACGGCGACTTCGACCGCCTCCACGAGTTCGCCCGTGAGCTCGCACACCATCTGCATCGTCAACGCCTCGAAGCCGTCGCCACGAAGGGGACGATTCTCTGGGAGGACTACGACGAATTCCTCGCGCAGGCCGAGACGGAGATCGATGCGGAGGAGTTCCACGAAACCGGCCTCGCTCGGTTCGCAGCCTTTGACCTCCAGTTCCTGCTCACGGGCCATCGCTACTACGTCTATTCCGAGGACCTCGACGCAGTCTCGCCGGCGGAGCTCTGCTGTCACATGCTGCTGATCGACGACGGCAGCCGCCACCGCTCGTACTGTCTCCTCCTGCTCAGCCACGTCGACGTCGACGAGGCGGACCTCCGAGAGCAGGCGGCGAAGTATGCCCTCGAAGACGAAATCGACGCCTTGCTCCGCTACCTCGAGACGCACGGCGAGGTCGACGACGACGACCGGCTCCCGGAGTGGGGCGAGTTCCAGGAGCTGGCGGCTGACTACGAGGTGCCACTACCACAATGA
- a CDS encoding Cdc6/Cdc18 family protein, whose amino-acid sequence MIRDARVLRAGFVPREVEHRDAEVNHLSSVLEPITNGEPADTAIVTGPSGAGKTCISKFVTERLREEVLDVETTYVNCWRNYTRFRTLYQILDDLGATIDIHRQSTPHDELVDRLQQHDGPRTVVILDEVDQLEDPSVIYDLHSLPQFAIICIANKEEELFSRVDDRLVSRLRSSEHVRMDKYHDEQLYDILSARAKWGLDEDVITDDQLYRIADAAAGDARLAIGILRTAAGKADRENHERITDDILLDAAEDARAQIKQKSLDSLTPHQRVVYDIVREHGPVGPSEIHERYTEDVDDPRTKRTIRTYLSKMEQYNLLEAEGTSRDREYSLVDSATASPMQ is encoded by the coding sequence ATGATCCGCGATGCTCGCGTTCTCCGCGCCGGGTTCGTCCCTCGGGAAGTTGAGCATCGCGACGCCGAGGTCAACCACCTCTCCAGCGTTCTCGAGCCCATCACGAACGGGGAACCCGCGGACACGGCCATCGTCACTGGACCCAGCGGCGCCGGCAAGACGTGCATCTCGAAGTTCGTCACCGAAAGGCTCCGCGAAGAGGTCCTCGACGTCGAGACCACGTACGTCAACTGCTGGCGCAACTACACCCGGTTCCGGACGCTCTACCAGATCCTCGACGACCTCGGCGCAACCATCGACATCCACCGGCAGTCGACGCCCCATGACGAACTCGTCGATCGCCTCCAGCAGCATGACGGCCCGCGAACCGTCGTCATTCTCGACGAGGTCGACCAACTGGAGGACCCCAGCGTCATTTACGACCTCCACAGCCTCCCACAGTTCGCGATCATCTGCATCGCGAACAAGGAAGAGGAGCTGTTCAGCCGCGTCGACGACCGCCTCGTGAGCCGGCTGCGCTCCAGCGAACACGTCCGGATGGACAAGTACCACGACGAGCAGCTGTACGACATTCTGAGTGCGCGGGCGAAGTGGGGACTCGATGAGGACGTCATCACCGACGACCAGCTCTACCGGATCGCCGACGCGGCCGCCGGCGACGCTCGCCTCGCAATCGGCATCCTCCGAACGGCTGCCGGCAAGGCCGATCGGGAGAACCACGAGCGCATCACCGACGACATTCTCCTGGACGCCGCCGAGGATGCTCGGGCCCAGATCAAGCAGAAGAGCCTCGACTCGCTCACGCCGCACCAGCGCGTCGTCTACGACATCGTACGCGAGCACGGCCCGGTCGGGCCGAGCGAGATTCACGAGCGCTATACCGAGGACGTCGATGATCCGCGGACGAAACGGACTATCCGCACGTACCTCTCGAAGATGGAGCAGTACAATCTCCTCGAGGCGGAAGGGACGAGTCGGGACCGAGAGTACTCGCTCGTCGATTCGGCGACGGCGTCGCCGATGCAGTAA